The Streptomyces sp. NBC_00236 DNA window CTGCTGCGGCTGCGCCGTACCAATGGACGGCTCCTCGCCGTCTTCCGTACCGGCGAGAACGCCGAGGACATCCGCGTCCTGCGCTGGGCACTGGACGCCGACGGGTCGCCCGGCGCGTTCCTCGACGCCCGCGGCGAGCGCGACCACGTGTTCCCGCCGTCGCACGACTTCGCCTGGACGGTCGCGGGCCGCGAGGCCCACGTCCCCGGCCGTCACCCGCACATCGCCATCGGCGCACGCCGAACCGAGGACGGTGACGGCGCCCCCCTCTACCTCTCCACGCTCGGCGGACACCTCACCCTCAAGACCGTCGACGACACGGAGACCCCCGACGGAATCTACCGCGAACCGGTCACCGAACCCCTCCAGTCGCTCGCCGACGCCGAGGTCGCGTACGCGGAGTCCGGGCCGCTCGTCCTGCTCCGCGTCCGGCCGTACAAGGAGGACGCCTGGCGCCATCTCGTCTTCAACCGGCTCCTCGGCACCGTGCAACGGCTCGACGGGATCGGCCCCTCCTGCCATCTGCTCCCCGAGGACCAGGGGATCATCTTCCCCGGCGGCTACTACCTGACCGCCGGCACCGCGAAGACCTTCGACATCGCCGAACCCCTCACCGACCCCGTCTTCGAGGGGGCCGTCCGCTCCCCCAACGGCGAGGACGTCCTGTACGTGTTCCGTTCACGGGAGGACGGGCGCAGCCTGCTGCTCCCGTACAACGTGATCCGGCAGGAGGTCGCCACCCCGCTCCAGGGCCGCGGCCACGCGCTGCTCGACGATGGCACGCTGGTGCTCCTGCGCGACCCGGTGGAGGGCAGGGACGCCGGCCCGGCCCGCGTCCACCCGGTGCAGCGGTGGCGGACGCCGTACGTCTCCGACACCTTCGCCGCCTCCCGGCCGCCCGGGACGGGCCCGCTCGCCCGGGTCGGCAACGCCGACCTCGTGCGCGGCATCTCCGACTGCCTCGCACTCGCGCAGAGCGCCGAAGCGACGACCCCGACGGCCGCCGTCTACGCCCGGCTGGTGGCGGACTGCTCCCGCGCCGCCGACCGCTACCACTGGCTGGACGACATCGAACTCGGCTCTCTCGGCGCCCCGTTGGCCGCGCTCCGCGACACCGCACAGCAGGTGCTCGCCGAGTTCGACGCCGTGCAGGAGCAGATCCGGAGCGCCGCGGACGCCCTCACCGAGACGGCGGACCGCATCACCGTCCTGGTCCGCCGGGTCCGCGGCGAGGCTCCCCGGTCGGCCGCCGACTGGGTCGACAGGCTGACCGAACTACGGGCCGCGCACGGCCACTTGGCCGGCCTCGCCGAGATGCGGTACGCGGACACCGGGCGGATCGCCGAACTCACCGCCGCCACCGCGGACGACATCGCCTCGGCAGGCCGGCGCGCGGTCGCGTTCCTGTCCTGGGACGACGCGTTCGCCGGCTACCACGAGGACGTCGCCCGGCTCACCGAGCAGGCCGCCGGCCTCGCCACGGTCACCGACGCCACCGTGCTCGGCGAGCGGCTGGCGGGGATGACGGGCGGGCTGAGCACGGTGACGGACGTCGTCGCCGGGCTCGACATCGGTGACGGCGTGGTCCGCACCTCGATCCTGGAGCGGATCGCGGACGTCCTCGGCGGGGTGAACCGGGCCCGCGCCACGCTCGACGCCCGCCGGCGCGCCCTGCTCGACCAGGAGGGCCGGGCCGAGTTCGCCGCCGAGTTCGCGCTGCTGGGACAGGCCGTCACGGCCGCGCTGGCCGCCGCGGACACCCCGGACGCCTGCGACGACCAGCTCGCGCGGCTGCTGCTCCGACTGGAGGACCTTCAGGCACGGTTCGCCGAGTACGACGACTTCCTCGCCGCGCTGGGCGAGCGGCGGACGGAGGTGTACGAGGCGTTCTCGGCCCGCCGGCAGACCCTTCAGGACGCGCTCGCCCGCCGGACGGAACGCCTCGCGGCCTCCGCCGCCCGCGTCCTGGAGACCGTCACCCGGCGCAGTTCCGCGCTGGCCGACGCGGACGCCGTGCACACCTATTTCGCCTCCGACCCCATGGTCGCCAAGGTCCGCCGCACCGCCGAGGAGCTGCGCGGGCTCGGCGACACAGTCAGGGCCGAGGAGCTCGACGGGCAACTGCTGGCCGCCCGCCAGGAGGCGGGCCGGGCGCTGCGTGACCGCAGCGAGCTGTACGCGGACGGCGGGGCGACGGTCCGGCTGGGCCGGCACCGGTTCGCGGTGAACACCCAGCCGTTCGAGCTGACACTGGTGCCGCAGGCGGACGGCCTCGCGTTCGCCGTCACCGGCACCGACTACCGGGCGCCGGTCACCGACCCGGGGTTCGCCGACACCCGCCCGTACTGGGACCAGCTGCTGCCCTCCGAGTCGCCGTCCGTCTACCGGGGCGAGCACCTGGCCGCCCGGCTCCTGGCCGAACACGGCGCGGAGCGGCTGAGTTCGCTGGACGACACCGAACGTGCCGCACTCGTCCGGGAGTCGGC harbors:
- a CDS encoding DNA repair ATPase, with the protein product MDTATSSPPDGPEAGAHDVLRRRLRTQAAELTHRAEALNTQRTEEFGSTGLQLLGSEQVRTAQPSAARDLVAIGGQLLFGFERGPGRRDEPVVDDVLRAYGTELTPVTAPLLADEPFVREFGGLHRYYRDARLLRLRRTNGRLLAVFRTGENAEDIRVLRWALDADGSPGAFLDARGERDHVFPPSHDFAWTVAGREAHVPGRHPHIAIGARRTEDGDGAPLYLSTLGGHLTLKTVDDTETPDGIYREPVTEPLQSLADAEVAYAESGPLVLLRVRPYKEDAWRHLVFNRLLGTVQRLDGIGPSCHLLPEDQGIIFPGGYYLTAGTAKTFDIAEPLTDPVFEGAVRSPNGEDVLYVFRSREDGRSLLLPYNVIRQEVATPLQGRGHALLDDGTLVLLRDPVEGRDAGPARVHPVQRWRTPYVSDTFAASRPPGTGPLARVGNADLVRGISDCLALAQSAEATTPTAAVYARLVADCSRAADRYHWLDDIELGSLGAPLAALRDTAQQVLAEFDAVQEQIRSAADALTETADRITVLVRRVRGEAPRSAADWVDRLTELRAAHGHLAGLAEMRYADTGRIAELTAATADDIASAGRRAVAFLSWDDAFAGYHEDVARLTEQAAGLATVTDATVLGERLAGMTGGLSTVTDVVAGLDIGDGVVRTSILERIADVLGGVNRARATLDARRRALLDQEGRAEFAAEFALLGQAVTAALAAADTPDACDDQLARLLLRLEDLQARFAEYDDFLAALGERRTEVYEAFSARRQTLQDALARRTERLAASAARVLETVTRRSSALADADAVHTYFASDPMVAKVRRTAEELRGLGDTVRAEELDGQLLAARQEAGRALRDRSELYADGGATVRLGRHRFAVNTQPFELTLVPQADGLAFAVTGTDYRAPVTDPGFADTRPYWDQLLPSESPSVYRGEHLAARLLAEHGAERLSSLDDTERAALVRESAAAAYDEGYQRGVHDEDATAILAALLRLHATAGLLRFPPAVRAAAQLFWADGTDEARRTSWSRRARSLARARETFGSGPAVAALQEEWASVIPGDGSRAVAAYLFEELTSGPDGFVTAAHLRTFLDKFRRTTGTSAYDEDLTALRDDLPARRQLVEGWLSSYARASGTDLEAGDLAEAVAVELCPEPVLARYEGDAPLTATVDGLLGVHSRIERGRMTVRIDELLVRTETFRTDTVPGFRAYQRRRTALVSAERTRLRLDDHRPRIMSAFVRNRLLDEVYLPLIGDSLAKQLGTADADRRTDSQGLLLLVSPPGYGKTTLMEYVADRLGMVLVKVSGPNLGHDVTSLDPAQARSATARQEIEKINFALEAGNNTLLHIDDIQHTSPELLQKFIPLCDATRRIEGVRDGEPRSYDLRGKRFAVCMTGNPYTESGERFQVPDMLANRADVWNLGEVLSGREDVFALSFVENALTANPVLAPLAGRSREDLALLLRLASGTDATARADRLQHPYAPAEVDRITAVLRHLLHARDTVLAVNAAYIASAAQTDATRTEPPFRLQGSYRNMNRIAERIVPVMNDAELSAVIDDHYTGEAQTLTTGAESALLKLAALRGTLGPEQAARWSAVTASYVRGQALGGPDGDPLTRAVAALGVLADRIAAVETAISRAADPRHLLARPPSEAHSETPSGTHSGTHEGR